One window from the genome of Natrialba magadii ATCC 43099 encodes:
- a CDS encoding DUF7532 family protein, with product MHFDQRTQQALRAVGLETDDLQTASDAVAEAVADDAAALESFFETHDTVYSDMDMAHSASDYPEHSVDYADITTHAAEMRGWLRFDTWGVYVEDGRILDAEDDYVELTLGPTINARVRFAAERETLR from the coding sequence ATGCACTTCGACCAGCGAACACAGCAGGCGCTTCGCGCCGTCGGCCTCGAAACCGACGACCTCCAGACGGCCTCCGACGCCGTCGCCGAAGCCGTCGCCGACGATGCGGCCGCACTCGAGTCCTTCTTCGAAACCCACGACACTGTCTACTCGGACATGGATATGGCCCACTCCGCGTCCGACTACCCCGAACACAGCGTCGATTACGCCGACATCACGACCCACGCGGCTGAGATGCGTGGCTGGCTGCGCTTCGACACGTGGGGTGTCTACGTCGAAGATGGTCGCATCCTCGACGCCGAGGATGACTACGTCGAACTCACGCTCGGCCCGACGATCAACGCCCGCGTTCGGTTCGCCGCCGAACGCGAGACCCTGCGGTGA
- a CDS encoding helix-turn-helix transcriptional regulator: MYPPTADVVETVSRRRELLEALATGPQRKRDLVEQLACSRSTIDRAIRELERFEFIERAESGYRLTAVGRLALEEFSRTTRTFASINEASQVLAAIPREAPMSPTFLEDATVSEPEPHAPNAPLQELAASFETATRVRGCSSAERIPETRARLHQRTIEDDLSVELILTTDLAEFLLSAYPGQVSGVVSEADSNMYEIESIPYELAIVEQPDDCRIFLFALNDRAEIEGVIENDTQAALEWAESAFAELRAAASPVEPPDRSEDQNQH, encoded by the coding sequence ATGTATCCGCCGACTGCCGACGTCGTCGAGACCGTCTCCCGACGACGTGAGCTACTCGAGGCGCTCGCAACTGGGCCACAGCGAAAGCGTGACCTCGTCGAGCAGTTGGCGTGTTCGCGGTCGACGATCGACCGCGCGATCCGGGAACTCGAGCGCTTCGAGTTTATCGAGCGCGCCGAGTCGGGCTACCGACTGACAGCTGTCGGCCGCCTCGCCCTCGAGGAGTTCAGCCGGACCACCAGGACATTCGCATCGATCAACGAGGCGAGCCAGGTACTCGCCGCCATCCCGCGGGAGGCACCGATGTCGCCCACCTTTCTCGAGGACGCCACCGTTTCCGAACCCGAGCCACACGCACCGAACGCACCCCTGCAGGAACTGGCGGCGAGCTTCGAGACGGCAACGCGAGTCCGCGGCTGCTCGTCTGCCGAACGGATCCCCGAGACGCGTGCCCGACTGCACCAGCGGACTATCGAGGACGACCTCTCGGTCGAACTGATTCTCACAACCGACCTCGCCGAGTTCCTCCTCTCTGCGTATCCTGGCCAGGTCTCCGGTGTCGTCTCCGAGGCTGACTCCAACATGTACGAGATCGAATCGATCCCCTACGAACTCGCGATCGTCGAACAACCTGACGACTGTCGGATCTTCCTGTTCGCACTCAACGATCGCGCCGAAATCGAAGGCGTCATCGAGAACGATACGCAGGCCGCACTCGAGTGGGCCGAGTCCGCGTTTGCCGAGTTACGGGCGGCGGCGTCACCGGTGGAGCCACCGGATCGGTCGGAGGATCAGAATCAGCATTAA
- the minD gene encoding cell division ATPase MinD, producing MSHETVYSIASGKGGVGKTTTTVNLGTALAQAGKRVAIVDVDLGMANLAGFVSLSPDSTTLHDVLAGNAAVEDATYRLAENIVAVPSGIGLDEYAETSPEGLREAVSDLRAAYDYVLLDVGAGISHETVLPLGLADAVLLVSTPEPAAVQDTQKTIELTARAGGDIAGLVLTRTLPGSDISHEDLASRLDVPLLASVPEDDAARESVYAGTPLVAYEPNGPAAAAYRRLAADLAGIELESPDDGANDTDGADDVDETAEDDNTAGDTDAETGRTDDSDNADSDDADSTAVSSAITEAESND from the coding sequence ATGTCTCACGAGACGGTATATTCCATCGCGAGCGGGAAAGGCGGCGTCGGAAAGACGACGACGACAGTCAACCTGGGGACCGCGCTCGCGCAGGCGGGCAAGCGCGTCGCCATCGTCGACGTCGACCTCGGCATGGCGAACCTGGCCGGCTTCGTCAGCCTCTCACCCGACTCGACGACGCTCCACGACGTCCTCGCCGGCAACGCAGCAGTCGAGGACGCAACGTATCGACTGGCAGAGAACATCGTCGCCGTCCCAAGTGGCATCGGACTAGACGAGTACGCAGAGACCTCACCCGAAGGGCTTCGCGAGGCCGTTTCCGACCTGCGTGCGGCGTACGACTACGTCCTGCTCGACGTCGGCGCGGGCATCAGCCACGAAACCGTTCTCCCGCTCGGCCTCGCAGATGCTGTCCTGCTCGTCTCGACGCCGGAACCCGCCGCCGTCCAGGACACACAGAAGACGATCGAACTCACCGCGCGCGCTGGTGGCGACATCGCCGGTCTCGTCCTCACGCGCACCCTCCCCGGCAGCGATATCTCCCACGAGGACCTCGCCAGCCGTCTCGACGTCCCGCTCCTCGCGAGCGTCCCCGAAGACGACGCCGCACGCGAGAGTGTCTACGCCGGCACCCCGCTCGTTGCCTACGAACCGAACGGCCCCGCAGCCGCGGCCTACCGCCGACTCGCGGCTGACCTGGCTGGCATCGAACTCGAGTCCCCTGACGATGGAGCGAACGACACGGATGGTGCGGATGACGTGGACGAAACAGCAGAAGACGACAACACAGCTGGAGATACCGATGCCGAAACTGGTAGGACGGACGACTCCGACAACGCCGACAGCGATGACGCTGACTCGACAGCCGTCTCGAGTGCAATCACCGAAGCGGAGTCAAACGACTGA
- a CDS encoding DUF7533 family protein encodes MAGLIDTIKLAGVLILALPAALAGLEFLFVRGDTGTGGILIGLAVGLVVVERWLTMPSDVPGLVAKRAAGTVIGDPESESADDDTPTDSTSVTTNEEGD; translated from the coding sequence ATGGCTGGACTCATCGATACGATCAAACTCGCCGGCGTGCTCATCCTTGCACTCCCCGCTGCGCTCGCCGGACTCGAGTTCCTCTTCGTTCGTGGCGATACGGGCACGGGTGGGATTCTCATCGGACTCGCCGTCGGGCTCGTCGTTGTCGAGCGCTGGCTGACGATGCCGTCGGATGTGCCGGGTCTCGTGGCCAAGCGCGCGGCGGGCACCGTCATCGGAGATCCAGAGTCAGAGTCGGCCGACGACGACACGCCCACCGATTCGACCAGCGTCACAACCAACGAGGAGGGGGACTGA
- a CDS encoding riboflavin synthase, with product MFTGIVEETGEIVGRERTEDGLRLRIAADAVATGVTHGQSISVSGVCLTVERYDDGAWFEVFLATETVERTYLGDLEEGDTVNLERAMPANGRFDGHIVQGHVDAVATVSNIESVEEDWFFEFELPAGYGRYVVEKGSITLDGISLTVADLETTEDEQDRVTVAIIPTTYELTTLSEKAIGDPIHLEVDVLSKYVERLLESRFDSRVD from the coding sequence ATGTTCACGGGAATCGTCGAGGAGACCGGCGAAATCGTCGGCCGGGAGCGAACGGAGGACGGCCTCCGGCTTCGGATTGCAGCCGACGCGGTCGCGACCGGAGTAACACACGGCCAGAGCATCAGCGTCAGCGGGGTCTGTCTCACCGTCGAACGCTACGACGATGGCGCGTGGTTCGAGGTCTTCCTCGCGACCGAGACTGTCGAACGAACCTATTTGGGCGACCTCGAGGAGGGTGACACGGTCAACCTCGAGCGCGCGATGCCGGCCAACGGCCGCTTCGATGGCCACATCGTGCAAGGCCACGTCGACGCAGTCGCGACGGTTTCGAATATCGAATCCGTCGAGGAGGATTGGTTTTTCGAGTTCGAACTCCCGGCGGGGTACGGCCGCTACGTCGTGGAGAAGGGCTCGATCACGCTCGACGGGATCAGCCTGACCGTCGCCGACCTGGAGACGACCGAGGATGAGCAGGATCGAGTTACCGTCGCCATCATCCCAACGACCTACGAGCTGACGACGCTCTCGGAAAAGGCGATTGGCGATCCAATCCACCTCGAAGTCGACGTGCTCTCGAAGTACGTCGAGCGGCTACTCGAGTCCCGGTTCGACTCTCGGGTCGACTGA
- the prf1 gene encoding peptide chain release factor aRF-1: MSQEGEQDQSDRKKYEFRKVIEDLKNFDGSGTQLVSIYVPEDRQISDVVAHVTQEHSEAANIKSKQTRTAVQDALTSIKDRLRYFDTFPPENGIVLFSGAVDSGGGQTEMVTHVLESPPQPVESFRYHCDSDFLTEPLENMLADKGLYGLVVLDRREANVGWLKGKRVEPVKSASSLVPGKQRKGGQSAQRFARLRLEAIDNFYQEVAGMANDLFVPKRHELDGILVGGPSPTKDEFLDGDYLHHEIQDNVIGKFDVAYTDESGLKDLVDNAEDALADAEVMKDKKQMEEFFEELNAGDRATYGFEQTRQNLMMGAVDRLLISEDLRKDVVTYDCGECGNTDREVIDRRKSTPEHTCSDCGSEVDATEEDREDAIDHLIEIAEQRGTETKFISTDFEKGEQLYNAFGGFAGILRYSTGV; encoded by the coding sequence ATGAGCCAGGAGGGCGAGCAGGACCAATCCGACCGGAAAAAGTACGAATTCCGGAAGGTTATCGAGGACCTCAAGAACTTCGATGGATCCGGGACGCAACTCGTCTCGATCTACGTTCCCGAAGACCGACAGATCAGCGACGTGGTCGCCCACGTCACACAAGAACACAGCGAAGCAGCCAACATCAAGTCGAAACAGACGCGAACGGCCGTCCAGGACGCGCTGACGAGCATCAAGGACCGACTGCGCTACTTCGATACCTTCCCACCAGAGAACGGCATCGTACTGTTCTCCGGTGCGGTCGACTCCGGCGGCGGTCAGACCGAGATGGTCACGCACGTACTCGAGAGTCCACCCCAGCCAGTCGAGTCGTTCCGCTATCACTGTGACTCTGACTTTCTGACGGAGCCACTCGAGAACATGCTGGCGGACAAGGGCCTCTACGGGTTGGTCGTGCTCGACCGGCGCGAGGCAAACGTCGGCTGGCTGAAGGGCAAGCGCGTCGAGCCGGTGAAGTCCGCCTCCTCGCTCGTCCCCGGCAAGCAGCGCAAAGGTGGTCAGTCCGCCCAGCGTTTCGCTCGCCTGCGTCTCGAGGCAATCGACAACTTCTACCAGGAGGTTGCCGGTATGGCGAACGACCTGTTCGTCCCGAAGCGCCACGAGCTCGATGGGATCCTCGTGGGCGGTCCCTCGCCGACGAAAGACGAGTTCCTGGACGGTGACTATCTCCACCACGAGATTCAGGACAACGTCATCGGCAAGTTCGACGTCGCCTATACGGACGAATCCGGTCTCAAAGACCTCGTCGACAACGCGGAGGACGCGCTGGCCGACGCCGAGGTGATGAAGGACAAAAAGCAGATGGAGGAGTTCTTCGAGGAACTCAACGCGGGCGACCGCGCGACCTACGGCTTCGAGCAGACTCGTCAGAACCTCATGATGGGGGCTGTCGACCGGCTGCTGATCAGTGAGGACCTGCGCAAGGATGTCGTCACCTACGACTGTGGGGAGTGTGGCAACACCGACCGCGAGGTTATCGACCGGCGTAAGTCGACGCCCGAACACACCTGTAGCGACTGCGGATCCGAGGTCGACGCCACCGAGGAAGACCGCGAGGACGCAATCGATCACCTCATCGAGATCGCCGAACAGCGCGGCACCGAGACGAAGTTCATTTCGACTGACTTCGAGAAGGGTGAACAACTCTACAACGCTTTCGGCGGCTTTGCGGGTATTCTGCGCTACAGCACCGGTGTCTAG
- a CDS encoding aldo/keto reductase has product MHHSELGTSGVEVSEIGFGAWVVGTDWWGDRSEEDAIEMVQYAVDQGITYFDTGDVYGHGRSEELLGQALAEVRDEVTVATKVGYDFYNNPQAGHGELPKEMDTEYLRDAVEQSLDRLEMDSVDLLQLHNANADEITPDVLELLDELEEEGKIDAVGLALGPSIGWLAEGDLAIEKEFDSVQLVWNVLEQDVGNHFLETIEETGSTTSLIPRVPHSSGILNEQVTPETELDEGDHRGFRPDEWYETGWEKLEELRFLERDGERTMSQASIAWLLSHEPVASVTPTFRTTDDIDEWAAASDVPKLSDEEMDRVADLYETNFGVDRDDGMDALRSSVDGDDLESAGLGKLAAD; this is encoded by the coding sequence ATGCACCACAGCGAACTCGGAACGTCCGGTGTCGAAGTGAGCGAAATCGGCTTCGGTGCGTGGGTCGTCGGAACCGACTGGTGGGGTGACCGTTCGGAGGAGGACGCCATCGAGATGGTTCAGTACGCCGTCGACCAGGGGATCACCTACTTCGACACGGGTGACGTCTACGGTCACGGCCGGAGCGAGGAACTCCTCGGCCAGGCACTCGCCGAGGTCCGTGACGAAGTGACCGTCGCAACCAAGGTCGGCTACGACTTCTACAACAACCCGCAGGCCGGCCACGGCGAACTCCCGAAGGAGATGGACACCGAGTACCTCCGAGACGCCGTCGAGCAGAGTCTCGACCGCCTCGAGATGGACTCCGTCGACTTGCTCCAGCTCCACAACGCCAACGCCGACGAAATCACGCCCGACGTACTCGAGTTACTCGACGAACTCGAGGAGGAAGGCAAAATCGACGCCGTTGGACTCGCGCTTGGTCCCTCGATCGGCTGGCTCGCGGAGGGTGACCTCGCCATCGAGAAGGAGTTCGATTCCGTGCAGTTGGTCTGGAACGTACTGGAGCAAGATGTTGGCAATCACTTCCTCGAAACGATCGAGGAGACCGGCTCGACCACGAGTCTCATCCCGCGTGTGCCCCACTCCTCGGGCATTCTCAACGAGCAGGTGACGCCCGAGACCGAACTCGATGAGGGCGACCATCGCGGTTTCCGCCCCGACGAGTGGTACGAGACGGGCTGGGAGAAACTCGAGGAACTGCGCTTCTTGGAGCGAGACGGCGAGCGTACGATGAGCCAGGCCTCGATCGCGTGGCTGCTCTCGCACGAGCCAGTCGCGTCCGTCACGCCGACGTTCCGGACGACCGACGATATTGACGAGTGGGCGGCAGCGAGCGACGTGCCGAAGCTCTCCGACGAGGAGATGGACCGCGTCGCCGACCTCTACGAGACCAACTTTGGAGTCGACCGCGACGACGGCATGGACGCCCTGCGTTCGTCGGTCGACGGAGACGACCTCGAGTCTGCGGGGCTCGGCAAGCTCGCAGCCGACTAA
- a CDS encoding DUF402 domain-containing protein — MTETDTSSDAAAETTVRVRGIYTTAVTHRLETSAEADFSVVQASEPIRERFDQAFETAPADAAVETTRDRQGVGVSGSADAVELVAAELADLAIDTFRWESTVPRGAVFDAEVIDAAGGSGAVVDLGQGRRGYLKYDDVDGYVDKGNRYRVQVTEPTPPWDDDQPRVEPTLAVRSGLCTLSQDRTGVSAALRGERADELVGMTDLLSVDLPQGWGLRWQHTATDADLGAMETALESVAGRARALESDLADAPDEPGEPGLLAAPRATEWLWFGRDSRFALDEARRAVETTMPGHHRTKAADRAASSAVDFAEAVCGSVVDDLESGEDAFPFDAVSRQFGPLSGDRLEIGHGKPDGRLISLGYGDVTEWDPEGKVTLERSMGGGGSYDALGTPKEDGDTAVTKFREGRWWYPTTYKGADGSSKGTYVNICTPVELLPDTVRYVDLYVDVIRQPDGEVEVVDEDQLEDAVADGLVSEELAEKAKSVATAVERALSK; from the coding sequence GTGACGGAGACCGACACCAGTTCTGACGCCGCCGCAGAGACCACGGTCCGCGTCCGCGGCATCTACACGACGGCCGTTACACACCGCCTCGAAACGAGCGCAGAGGCTGACTTCAGTGTCGTCCAGGCCTCCGAGCCGATCCGCGAACGCTTCGACCAAGCGTTCGAGACCGCACCGGCTGACGCAGCGGTCGAGACGACCCGCGACCGACAGGGCGTTGGCGTGTCGGGCAGCGCTGACGCAGTCGAACTGGTGGCTGCGGAACTCGCCGACCTCGCGATCGATACCTTCCGCTGGGAGTCGACAGTTCCGCGCGGCGCGGTCTTCGACGCCGAAGTGATCGACGCCGCAGGCGGCAGCGGTGCCGTCGTCGACCTCGGCCAGGGCCGCCGTGGCTATCTGAAGTACGACGACGTCGACGGCTACGTCGACAAGGGGAACCGCTACCGCGTGCAGGTCACCGAACCTACCCCGCCGTGGGACGACGACCAGCCGCGAGTCGAGCCCACACTCGCCGTTCGCAGCGGCCTCTGTACGCTCTCGCAGGATCGGACCGGCGTCTCGGCCGCACTCCGCGGCGAGCGCGCCGACGAACTCGTCGGCATGACCGACCTACTCTCAGTCGACCTTCCGCAGGGCTGGGGACTGCGCTGGCAACACACCGCGACCGATGCAGATCTTGGCGCGATGGAGACCGCACTCGAGTCCGTCGCCGGACGTGCACGTGCACTCGAGTCCGATCTCGCGGACGCGCCCGACGAACCGGGCGAGCCAGGACTGCTTGCCGCCCCACGGGCGACGGAGTGGCTCTGGTTCGGCCGCGACTCGCGCTTCGCGCTCGACGAAGCCCGTCGTGCCGTCGAGACGACGATGCCGGGCCACCACCGGACGAAGGCCGCCGACAGGGCGGCCAGTTCGGCCGTCGACTTCGCGGAGGCCGTCTGTGGCTCGGTCGTCGACGACCTCGAGAGCGGTGAGGACGCGTTTCCGTTCGATGCTGTTTCCCGGCAGTTCGGCCCGCTCTCTGGCGACCGACTCGAGATTGGCCACGGCAAACCCGACGGGAGACTGATCTCACTCGGTTACGGCGACGTGACCGAGTGGGACCCCGAGGGGAAGGTCACACTCGAGCGCTCGATGGGCGGGGGCGGCAGCTACGACGCCCTCGGCACACCGAAGGAGGACGGCGACACCGCGGTCACGAAGTTCCGCGAAGGTCGCTGGTGGTACCCGACGACGTACAAAGGCGCAGATGGTTCTTCGAAGGGGACCTACGTCAACATCTGCACGCCGGTCGAACTCCTTCCGGATACGGTCCGGTACGTCGATCTCTACGTCGACGTGATCCGCCAACCGGACGGCGAGGTCGAAGTTGTCGACGAGGACCAACTCGAGGACGCTGTCGCGGACGGACTGGTCTCTGAAGAGCTTGCGGAGAAAGCGAAAAGCGTCGCAACGGCTGTCGAGCGGGCGCTGTCGAAGTGA
- a CDS encoding bile acid:sodium symporter family protein: MTDSVGESGGLGHVVERAADVLSTYFVVWILLGSGLALYSPATFTPLGDHISLMLGIIMLGMGLTLTVEDFRRVLERPRDVFIGAAAQWLCMPLFAYLLVALLGLPWELGIGLLLLGAAPGGTASNVMTYLGRGDVALSVTITSVTTIAAPLVVPAWIVLLAGEEITVTFAAMAEEIVLIVLIPVVAGLLLRILLDRYAPAVAKAGLTVFPAISVLAIVLIVAAIVGLNVEEIFAASALVFLAVIIHNALGLGAGYGIGHATGMAEDRARACAFEVGLQNSGLAVALAVAFFDPLAALIPALFSVWHNVTGPALATVFTRMDDESTPAYKPTVASD; this comes from the coding sequence ATGACAGACTCTGTGGGCGAGTCGGGTGGCCTGGGACACGTCGTCGAACGCGCAGCCGACGTACTGAGCACGTACTTCGTCGTCTGGATCCTGCTCGGCTCTGGGCTTGCGCTCTACTCGCCGGCGACGTTCACCCCGCTTGGTGACCACATCTCGCTCATGCTCGGCATCATCATGCTTGGCATGGGGCTCACGCTCACCGTCGAGGACTTCCGGCGGGTACTCGAGCGCCCCCGTGACGTGTTCATCGGTGCGGCGGCCCAGTGGCTGTGTATGCCGCTCTTTGCGTACCTCCTCGTCGCACTGCTGGGGCTGCCGTGGGAACTCGGCATCGGGCTACTCCTGCTCGGGGCGGCACCGGGTGGGACGGCCTCGAACGTCATGACCTATCTCGGACGGGGCGACGTCGCGCTTTCGGTGACGATCACGTCGGTGACGACGATCGCCGCGCCGCTGGTCGTGCCCGCCTGGATCGTTCTGCTCGCGGGTGAGGAGATCACCGTCACCTTCGCCGCGATGGCCGAGGAGATCGTCCTGATCGTCCTCATTCCGGTCGTCGCGGGGCTACTCCTTCGCATCCTGCTCGACAGATACGCGCCAGCGGTAGCGAAGGCCGGACTCACTGTCTTTCCCGCGATCAGCGTGCTCGCGATCGTGTTGATCGTCGCGGCAATCGTCGGTCTCAACGTCGAGGAAATCTTCGCTGCGAGCGCTCTGGTGTTCCTCGCCGTCATTATCCACAACGCGCTCGGGCTTGGGGCGGGATACGGCATCGGCCACGCGACCGGGATGGCCGAGGACCGAGCGCGTGCCTGCGCGTTCGAGGTCGGCCTGCAGAACAGCGGGCTGGCGGTCGCACTCGCCGTCGCCTTCTTCGATCCGCTCGCCGCGCTCATTCCGGCGCTGTTCAGCGTCTGGCACAACGTCACGGGGCCGGCGCTGGCGACGGTGTTCACCCGGATGGACGACGAGTCGACGCCGGCGTACAAGCCGACGGTGGCGTCCGACTAG
- a CDS encoding acyltransferase, translating into MTKRYVSLPDEAESGMREFIEEVDRRLSGEEDTCSVVEDVLIDLSGDREAYERWQNGEDVSPAEQVRLQSYDPCNTTLESEYYAEKDEETFRRSKHLQWLWRQFDSLPIADNVEFALRFRGMLADHLFEECGENCRFFKGVTFTYGHNITIGDNTIVHDDVHLDDRGELTIGDRVSISDGVHIYSHDHDVVDQTEVRNFHTVVEDDVRLTYDSMIRAGNRVGENAIVGARAVVQHDIPAHHIAVGMPAQSVKIKPGWESVATPIDDAGVNRQDERHLPYDLPDDFDVFDEFDRDLQPPN; encoded by the coding sequence ATGACAAAGCGGTACGTCTCGCTCCCCGACGAGGCGGAGTCGGGCATGCGCGAGTTCATCGAGGAGGTTGACCGGCGGCTCTCGGGCGAGGAGGACACCTGTTCAGTCGTCGAAGACGTGCTGATCGACCTCTCGGGCGACCGCGAGGCCTACGAACGCTGGCAAAACGGCGAGGATGTTTCGCCTGCAGAGCAGGTTCGCCTGCAGAGCTACGATCCGTGTAACACGACCTTAGAGAGCGAGTACTACGCCGAGAAGGACGAGGAGACGTTTCGTCGCTCGAAACACCTCCAGTGGCTCTGGCGGCAGTTCGACAGTCTCCCGATCGCAGATAACGTCGAGTTCGCACTGCGCTTCCGTGGGATGCTCGCAGATCACCTCTTCGAGGAGTGTGGAGAGAACTGCCGGTTCTTCAAGGGAGTTACGTTCACCTACGGGCACAACATTACGATCGGCGATAACACGATCGTCCACGACGATGTCCACCTGGACGACCGCGGGGAATTGACCATCGGCGACCGCGTATCGATCTCCGACGGCGTTCACATCTACAGCCACGATCACGACGTCGTCGACCAGACCGAGGTTCGCAATTTCCACACCGTCGTCGAGGACGACGTGCGCCTCACCTACGACTCGATGATCCGCGCTGGCAACAGGGTCGGCGAGAACGCCATCGTCGGCGCACGCGCCGTCGTCCAACACGATATTCCTGCCCACCACATCGCCGTCGGGATGCCGGCACAGAGCGTCAAGATCAAGCCCGGCTGGGAATCCGTCGCGACGCCCATCGACGACGCCGGCGTCAACCGCCAGGACGAGCGCCACCTCCCCTACGACCTCCCGGACGACTTCGACGTTTTCGACGAGTTCGACCGCGACCTGCAGCCGCCAAACTGA
- a CDS encoding DUF7577 domain-containing protein, translating into MELWGWLIGYVVLFALLHLLLYYVYVRREDSDGATSPSFADPNRAPSRSSGTADRYPSSGDERGRHDPPPVEDDHEVDGESIRCRHCGAENAADQTYTYCWNCVTTLRQ; encoded by the coding sequence ATGGAGCTCTGGGGTTGGCTCATCGGCTACGTCGTGCTGTTTGCGCTCCTCCATCTGTTACTGTACTATGTGTACGTCCGGCGCGAAGATAGCGACGGCGCGACCTCCCCCTCGTTCGCCGATCCAAACCGTGCCCCCTCACGGTCGTCGGGAACCGCAGATCGCTATCCGTCCAGCGGTGATGAACGCGGCAGGCACGATCCACCGCCTGTTGAAGACGATCACGAGGTCGACGGCGAATCGATTCGCTGTCGGCACTGCGGCGCGGAAAACGCCGCTGACCAGACCTACACCTACTGCTGGAACTGTGTGACAACACTGCGTCAATAG
- a CDS encoding PrsW family intramembrane metalloprotease, whose translation MQRRRDPVERADEESRDLYDVSTWEPRSVVDNLAYSVYNAISYGFRTLVLLVAFVITLFLLIQPTVLVLDDPSLTLFFALSFVPAGLLAAFIWHSDITENEPLGLLVATFILAILFATFAAVVNSFFGPPLQAIPIIGTALFFYLIVGPVEEAVKLLAVRVFAYRSETFDAVIVGTVYGAVAGLGFAAFENTLYISGEVIAAQPENGVVSAATGIATVRALVGPGHVIYSAIAGYYLGLAKFNPQYAGPLVAKGLLIAAFVHATYNTLSWLGAPIVIAAVTPLSPGLAFIVYVVGFNLVIGYYLYRKIARYRRTYRAVRDDTSGPPTPELTEFEPPRR comes from the coding sequence ATGCAGCGTCGTCGTGACCCGGTCGAACGAGCAGATGAGGAGTCGCGAGATCTCTACGATGTCTCGACGTGGGAGCCGCGGTCTGTCGTCGACAATCTCGCGTATTCAGTCTACAACGCGATAAGCTACGGATTCCGCACGCTAGTGCTCCTTGTCGCGTTTGTCATCACCCTCTTCTTACTCATTCAACCGACAGTACTCGTTCTCGATGATCCCTCACTCACCCTGTTCTTTGCACTCTCGTTTGTTCCTGCAGGGTTGCTTGCCGCTTTCATCTGGCATTCGGATATCACTGAGAACGAACCGCTCGGACTTCTCGTCGCGACGTTTATCCTCGCTATCCTCTTCGCGACATTCGCGGCCGTGGTGAACTCGTTTTTCGGTCCGCCGCTTCAAGCGATCCCGATCATCGGAACAGCGCTCTTTTTTTACCTTATCGTCGGCCCCGTTGAGGAGGCTGTGAAACTGCTCGCCGTCCGTGTCTTCGCCTATCGAAGCGAGACGTTCGATGCAGTAATCGTCGGAACGGTGTACGGCGCTGTGGCGGGTCTTGGCTTTGCAGCGTTCGAGAACACGCTTTACATCTCCGGCGAGGTCATCGCAGCCCAGCCGGAAAACGGTGTAGTGTCCGCTGCAACCGGTATCGCTACTGTTCGTGCACTCGTCGGTCCAGGTCACGTTATCTACTCCGCGATTGCGGGCTACTACCTCGGTTTGGCGAAGTTCAACCCCCAGTATGCCGGCCCACTCGTCGCCAAAGGGCTGTTGATCGCTGCATTCGTCCATGCGACCTACAACACATTGTCCTGGCTGGGTGCCCCCATCGTCATCGCTGCAGTCACTCCGCTCAGTCCTGGACTGGCATTTATTGTCTACGTCGTCGGGTTCAACCTCGTGATCGGCTACTACCTCTACCGGAAAATCGCCCGCTACCGACGCACGTACCGCGCGGTCCGAGATGATACGTCAGGTCCACCAACACCCGAACTAACGGAGTTCGAGCCACCTCGGCGATAA